A single region of the Hippopotamus amphibius kiboko isolate mHipAmp2 chromosome 6, mHipAmp2.hap2, whole genome shotgun sequence genome encodes:
- the SENP5 gene encoding sentrin-specific protease 5 isoform X2, translated as MKKQRKILWRKGIHLAFSEKWNTGFGGFKKFYFHQHLCILKAKLGRPGTWNRHLRHFQCRKKALQIQKTWIQDEPLFAKTKSSVAVQNLSTLSSKVKRKDISSSRTFLKLQAEKLLSSAKNSGHEYSGEKSLLKAASDLPENSVLSQANGHRPRTEPQASDLPMKLHGESPGESGTVVVTLSNHKRKRFCYGCGQGLEHHRSGGPLIPGKFHLNQHRRIKVSPHMMYEKLSMIRFRYRILRSQHFRTKSKVCKLKKGQRSWVQVTGDHQETLREDGEGGGCSPFPSPEPKDPSRRHQPYLPDMDSSAVLKGRSSHMPDGHTKGSPLLGKEHSLDEAFPDRQNGSATHTWDQSPCSSPKWACTELIHDIPLPEHPSSNMCILETEREVMALGRENRTSAVSDDRVELSVSGADQSVSSVGGPVSEETVQSESSCQMDEDGSFKQNILSSKLLDHPYCKSPLEAPLTCSGLKLESQVGGGKNSQKASPVDDEQLSICLSGFLDEVMKKYGSLVPLSEKDVLGRLKDVFNEDFSNRKPFINREITNYRARHQKCNFRVFYNKHMLDVDDLATLDGQNWLNDQVINMYGELIMDAVPDKVHFFNSFFHRQLVTKGYNGVKRWTKKVDLFKKSLLLIPIHLEVHWSLITVTLSNRIISFYDSQGIHFKFCVENIRKYLLTEAREKNRPEFLQGWQTAVTKMTHIDPENVFHNRKMTVTVEYLCSSTASASP; from the exons atgaaaaaacagaggaaaattcTATGGAGGAAAGGAATCCACTTAGCCTTTTCTGAGAAATGGAATACTGGATTTGGAGGCTTTAAGAAGTTCTACTTTCACCAACACTTGTGCATTCTGAAAGCCAAGTTAGGAAGACCAGGTACTTGGAACAGGCATTTGAGGCATTTCCAGTGCAGAAAGAAGGCCCTTCAAATCCAGAAAACGTGGATCCAGGATGAACCCCTTTTTGCTAAGACGAAGTCCAGTGTGGCTGTTCAGAATCTTAGTACTTTGTCCTctaaagtgaaaagaaaggacATTTCCTCCTCAAGGACCTTCCTGAAACTCCAAGCAGAGAAGTTGCTGTCATCAGCAAAGAACTCTGGTCATGAATACTCTGGAGAGAAAAGTCTCTTGAAGGCAGCCTCTGACTTACCAGAAAATAGTGTTTTAAGTCAGGCCAATGGTCACAGACCTAGGACGGAGCCACAAGCTTCAGATCTTCCTATGAAGCTCCATGGGGAGAGTCCAGGTGAGAGTGGCACAGTTGTGGTCACCTTGAGCAACCATAAGAGAAAGCGCTTTTGTTATGGCTGCGGCCAAGGGCTGGAGCACCACAGGAGTGGGGGACCCCTGATTCCAGGAAAGTTCCACCTTAATCAACATAGAAGAATAAAAGTATCTCCTCATATGATGTATGAGAAACTATCCATGATTAGATTTCGGTACAGGATTCTCAGATCCCAGCACTTCAGAACAAAAAGCAAAGTTTGCAAGCTAAAAAAAGGCCAGCGAAGCTGGGTGCAGGTCACTGGGGACCATCAAGAGACCCTTAGGGAGGACGGTGAGGGTGGCGGTTGCAGCCCATTCCCTTCCCCAGAACCTAAAGACCCTTCTCGTCGGCATCAACCGTACCTTCCAGATATGGACAGCAGTGCTGTGCTGAAGGGAAGGAGCTCCCACATGCCTGATGGCCACACTAAGGGAAGCCCTCTCTTGGGCAAGGAGCATAGTTTAGATGAAGCATTCCCTGACCGACAGAATGGCAGTGCCACACACACCTGGGACCAGTCACCCTGTTCCTCTCCTAAGTGGGCGTGTACAGAGCTGATTCATGACATCCCCTTACCAGAACATCCTTCTAGTAACATGTGTATCTTGGAAACCGAGAGAGAAGTTATGGCTCTGGGTCGGGAGAATCGGACAAGCGCTGTCAGTGATGACAGAGTAGAACTGTCAGTGTCTGGGGCAGATCAGTCTGTGAGTAGTGTCGGTGGGCCTGTGTCCGAAGAGACTGTGCAGAGTGAGAGCTCATGCCAGATGGATGAGGATGGATCTTTCAAGCAGAACATTCTTAGTTCTAAGTTGCTGGACCACCCTTACTGTAAAAGTCCACTGGAGGCTCCTCTGACGTGCAGTGGACTCAAACTAGAAAGTCAAGTGGGAGGCGGGAAGAACAGTCAGAAAGCCTCTCCAGTGGATGATGAGCAGCTGTCGATCTGCCTTTCTG GATTCCTAGATGAGGTTATGAAGAAGTATGGCAGTTTGGTCCCACTCAGTGAAAAAGATGTCCTTGGAAgattaaaagatgtttttaacGAAGACTTTTCTAATAG AAAACCGTTTATCAACAGGGAAATAACAAACTATCGGGCCAGACATCAAAAGTGCAACTTCCGCGTCTTCTACAATAAGCACATGCTGGATGTGGATGATCTGGCAACCCTGGATGGTCAGAATTGGCTGAACGACCAG GTCATTAATATGTACGGTGAGCTGATAATGGATGCAGTCCCAGACAAA GTTCACTTCTTCAACAGCTTTTTTCATAGACAGCTGGTAACCAAAGGATATAATGGAGTTAAAAGATGGACTAAAAAG GTGGATTTGTTTAAAAAGAGTCTTCTGTTGATTCCTATTCACCTGGAAGTCCACTGGTCTCTCATTACTGTGACACTCTCTAATCGAATTATTTCATTTTACGATTCCCAAGGCATTCATTTTAAGTTTTGTGTAGAG AATATAAGAAAGTATTTGCTGACTGAagccagagaaaaaaatagacCTGAATTTCTTCAGGGTTGGCAGACTGCTGTTACAAAG ATGACTCACATAGACCCGGAGAA TGTATTCCACAACAGAAAAATGACAGTGACTGTGGAGTATTTGTGCTCCAG TACTGCAAGTGCCTCGCCTTAG